The Xylanibacillus composti genome segment TGCGCATGGCGGAATCTGTACATAAAAGTGTATCGACGAAAGTACCTGTCATAAATATGGCGAGCCGTCCCAGGCCATACCATGAAGTGAACCTGCCGCGTCAATCAAAAAGTCCTCGCAAGAGGAAAAAGTGGAAGTCAACTTCGCGCGTGTTGGAGAGCGAGCTGAGCCCTTAGGCGAATAAGGGGACCGAGTATTGTCTGCTGATCATAATTCTAATATTGATCATTCAATTATTCTCTAAGATTACTTTGGTACGCCGCATACGGTTGTCTACTCCCTGACCTTAAACCCTGCCATCATGCTGACAGTGAAGAATGAGCCCATGCATCGAATTGGCAAGCTCCTTCAACCGAATGGCGCAGTAATTAGCTGGTGTGGATAGGTCAAAAAAAATCTTATTGTGATAAATTTTTTTCGGAGGGTATATGAAGAAATCAACTTATTCTTGCTTTGCACTTCTTTTACTATTCATTTTGTCCGCATGTTCGACTAGTCAAACAACCGAGACCTATCATGATGCGGAACATATGCCCCGTGCTTCGATTACTAATGTTTTTCTAGATTTACAAGAGAAATCAGGATGGTGGGTAGTGCCGGAAGAGGCTACATCCTTAACCATTCATGTTGAAGCCAAAAACACAGATACAGTTCTTTTTTGGCTAGTACCGACCGGGACAGAAGCTTGGGGCGAAAGGACACTCATGGGTTATGACCAAGATGCTAGTGATGGATGGTCCTTGAGATGGGATTTCGGTGATCGGAAGCTTCACAATCGTATTTATGTTCAAGCTCTAGGGATCGACGGTGTGTCGATGGACAGTCAAAGCATAAATGTAACAGCAGATGTTCCAGAATAGCTTGCCATTCCGTATATAACACGTAGCTTATTGAATGCACGCAGATGCAGGATAGGCAGTTTGCTGCTTGTGCCGTCAATCGCCTTCTAGTACTAGCTTATAAAGGTAGGAAGGGGAGACGGTCCCGAGACTTTCTGCTTATTTTTCCATATTTGGCTTCAAGCTATTTACGGACGGACGTCCGTCATAGTAGTATGGATGACAACAAACTAGAGTGAATATTCAGAAAAATCAAGTTGGCGAAGCCATACCCTGCTATCGGGTGTTTAAAAAGGAATAATGGAATTCGACAAAAGCAGTCATGGTTTACGGTAGACGGCAGACAGGTCATGAAATATAATGCAAATATAGCAAAGGATAACATATGTTCTTGTTGACAAGGCAAACCTATGGAAACATAGGGACTGCAAAGCCATGGTCTAAGGCATTTTGAACAGATGCCAGTGTAGACTGGTTACCGGGAGCTGGGGAAATCCATTCCGATCGTTTCCTAAATGCTTCGGAGTGGTTTTTTATTCACTTGTAGTACATATTTTCCTAAATATACTATTAATAACCTCATAATTCTGAGTAAGCCGATAGGAATAAATGGGGAGAGGGAGGGGCCACTTGTTCAAACGAATCATGCAAAAGCTAATAGATCAGCAGACGCTGACTTTGCAAGAAGCGGTTGATTGTATGGAGAAGATACTCAATCGAACCTGGACAGACGCTCAGATCGGCGCTTTCCTGGCTGCGCTGGCGGCGAAGGGAGAGAAGCGCGAGGAGATTCTCGGGATGCTCCATGTGATGCGGGAGAACATGGTGCGTGTGTACGTATCGGAGAATGTAGTGGATATTTGTGGCACAGGCGGGGATGGCATTGGCTCCTTCAATACCTCGACCGCGGCAGCACTGGTCGCCAGCGCAGCCGGGGCCAAGGTTGCCAAATGCGGGAACCGTTCATCGAGCAGCTCTTGCGGAAGCGCGGATTTGCTGGAAGCCGCAGGCGTGCGCATCGAACTGACGCCCGATGAGGTTGGACGATGGCTGTCAGAATGCGGATTCGCCTTCTTATTCACCCCGCAGTTTCACCCGGCACTGCGCAATCTCGCTCCATTGCGGCGCGAACTGGGGATACGCACTGCATTGAATTTGTTGGGTCCGCTGGGCAATCCGGTAAGGCCCAGACGGCAATTGCTTGGCGTATCCCATCGCGAGCTTGCACCTCTCTACGCAGAGATCTTGCTCCAGTCGGGCACCGAGCATGCCATGGTTGTACACGGCTTGGACGGTATGGATGAAATCTCTCTGAGCGCGCCAACCGAAGTGTATGAGATTCGGGCCGGTGCGCTGACAACTTCGCTGATAGAACCGGAGTCGTTGGGGCTAAGCTATGCCGCCCACGACGACATTAAGGGAGGTGATGCTTCCTATAATCGCGACATGCTTGCCGCCTTGTTCGGTGGTGAGAGAGGACCTGTGCGAGACATCGTGTGTCTGAATGCAGGCGCGGCTCTCGTCATCTCGGGAATAGCTGTTGATCTGAAAGAAGGGTTGCACATCGCAGCTGACACCATTGACTCGGGTGCGGCGAAGTCCAAGTTGGCGGAACTGGTCAACCGTTCCGGTCGAACGCCGAAAGGAGAGAAGCGTGATGTTTATGCTCGATGAGATTTTATCCCATAAGGTGCAGGAGGTGAAGGAAAAGCAAAGCCTTGTCCCTTTGAAGGAAATCAAGGAAAAAATCGCGAGTGCGCGAATGCCCCGCGATTTCTACGGCGCGCTGAAGAAGCCGGGTATTTCATTGATTGCTGAGGTGAAGCGCAAGTCCCCATCCAAAGGCGAGCTGCGGACCGACTTCGATGCGTTGTCGCTGGCACGCATGTATGCGAAGTATGGAGCGAGAGCGATCTCCGTATTGGCGGACGTGAAGTATTTCGGCGGGGGGGCGCATGTTGTGGAGCGCATCGCCAATGATTCACAGGTTCAGGTGCCGGTCATGTATAAGGAGTTTATCATCGATCCTTACCAGATTTACGAGGCGCGAGCTGTCGGCGCTGATGCGGTCCTCATGATTGTGCGGGCGATCGAACCGGACAGGCTGCCGGAGATGATCGAGACGGCGCATGATTTGGGCATGCAGGCGCTCGTGGAATGCTTTACCGCCGAGGAAGCCGAGCGTGCTGTTACGGCAGGGGCGCGGATTGTCGGGATCAATAACCGTGACCTGCAGTCCTTCGAGGTGGATTTGGCGCGTTCGGAGGACATCCGTCGTGTGCTGCCGGAAGGCGTTGTGACGGTTAGCGAGAGCGGATTGACCTGCGGTGCCGATGCGCGGAAGGCGGAGGCGTTGGGATTCGATGCGATGTTGGTAGGCGAAGCGATTCTGAAGGCGCAGGATGTCCCGGCTCGCGTGCGCGAATTTGCGTATTCGTATATGGGGACCCAAGTATAGGAGGGAAGCAGCTGGAATGGAAGGATTTTATGGGAAATACGGCGGCGCTTACGTCGCTGAAACGTTGATCGGCAATTTGGAGGAGCTGGAGCGCGAGTATCTGAAGGTGAAGGATGATCCGGATTTCAGGGCGGAGCTGGCCAAGCTGCTGAAGGATTTCGTCGGACGCCCGACCCCGCTCACACCGCTCCATGCGATAAGCGCAGAGATCGGACGGCCGAAAATATATCTGAAGCGCGAGGATTTGACGCATACAGGGGCGCACAAGATCAACAATGCGCTGGCGCAAGCGCTGCTGGCCAAGCGAATGGGCAAGCAGCGGGTCGTGGCGGAAACAGGGGCGGGCCAGCATGGGGTGGCAGTGGCGACCGCTTGCAGTCTGCTAGGGCTTGATTGCGTGATTTATATGGGAGCGGTCGATGCGGAGAGGCAAGCGCCCAACGTACAGCGCATGAAGCTGCACGGCGCCGAGCTGCATCTCGTCCATACCGGGCAGAAGACGCTGAAGGACGCGATCAGCGAAGCGATTCGCGATTGGATCACGAACGTGAATGACACGCATTATTTGCTTGGTTCGGCGGTCGGCCCCCATCCGTTCCCGAACATCGTGCATGATTTCCAGTCGGTGATCGGCTTGGAGACCAGAGAGCAAATTCTCGAGCAGGAGGGGCGCCTGCCTGACTGCATCGTCGCTTGCGTAGGAGGAGGAAGCAATGCAATCGGGATGTTCAGTCCCTTCCTGGAGGACGAGGAAGTCAGGTTGATTGGCGTGCAGGCAGCCGGGAAAGGCTTCGATACAGATAAGTATGCCGGACCGTTGATCAAGGGACGGCCGGGCATCTTCCAGGGCGCACACACTTATATTCTGCAAAACAGCGATGGGCAAATCGGCAAATCCCATTCGATTGCGCCTGGCCTGGATTACCCTGGCGTGGGGCCGCAGCACAGTTATCTGAAGGATATCGGACGCGTCGAATATACGTTTATTCAAGATCACGAAGCGCTGCATGCATTCGAGTATCTTTGTCACAAGGAAGGAATCCTGCCCGCTCTGGAATCCTCCCATGCCGTTGCCTATGCGTTGCAGGTTGCTGCAACGATGGACGAGGGACAAATTCTGGTCGTCAACTTGTCCGGGCGGGGAGACAAGGATTTGAGCCAAGCGATAGAGGCGCTGGCTCGACTGAAGGAGAAGGAGGCATCCGTTTCATGAATCGTATTCAACGCACCTTTGCCCGCTTGCGGGAGCAGGGGGAAAGCGCCCTCATTCCCTACATTCCGGTAGGCTTTCCTGCTGCAGAAACGTCCGAGAGCCTGATCCGCACCCTATGCGAGTCGGGCGCAGACTTGGTGGAGCTGGGCGTACCGTTCGGCGATCCGCTTGCCGATGGCCGCGTCATTCAGGATGCAAGCACACAGGCTTTGGCCAACGGAACGACGCTTCGCGCCTGCATCGAGATGGTGGCCAGGCTCCGTCCGTCGTATCCCGAGCTGCCTTTCATCCTGATGGGCTATTGCAATTCCTTTCTGGCCTATGGTTTGGAGCGGTTCGCTGCGGATGCGGTTGAAGCCGGTGTGGATGGGTTGATTATCCCGGACCTGCCGTCCACGATGGCGGACCCTTGGGTAGAGATCTTCCGTCCGCATGCGCTTGATCTGATCTTCTTCCTCGCACCGACGACCAGTGAGCAGCGGGCCGCCGCTACGATGAGCAAAGGCTCGGGCTTTCTGTATTGCATTTCGGTGAACGGGGTTACAGGGGAACGGGAGAAGCTGCCGCAGGAGCTGCCCGCATTCTTGAAGCAGGCACGCGCGGCGACCGATCTGCCGCTCTGTGTAGGCTTCGGCATTTCCTCAGAAGAGCATGTAAGGGAGATTAGCCGTCATGCAGATGGCGCTATCGTCGGCAGTGCGCTGATTCGCGTCATTCAACAGGCGGCGCCGGACCAGCTGGAGGGCGAAGTACGGTCATATATGCAGAGGCTGAAGAACGCGACCAAGCCGATCACTCAACGTTAAGAAGTAGACGATGCGAGGAGGGAACTAATGATTCGAGTCAAGATCTGCGGGCTGACCGATTGGACAATGACGCGGGCCGCTGTCGATGCAGGGGCGGATGCGGTCGGGTTTGTGTTCGCGGAAGGACGGCGTCAAGTTTCGCCGGAACAGGTGCGAACTATTGTCGAGCAACTGCCCCCTTACGTGACGACGGTAGGCGTATTCGTCAATGAAGGGCTGGCGCGCCTGAACGAGATTGCCGCGTATTGCCGCCTGGATTTGCTGCAATTGCACGGAACCGAGTCTCCGGACTATTGTGCGCAAGCCGCTCGTCCGGTCATCAAGACGATTGCGGTGCGCGGCCCCCAAGATGTGGAGGCGATTGACACTTATCTGTCTTGCACCCGGGGGATTCTGCTGGATGCCTACGTGGAAGGGGCTTCTGGTGGGACGGGCCGGACGTTCTCCTGGGAGTACGCCGTTCATGCAGCCAAGCGGGCCCCGATTATCCTCGCTGGCGGCCTGCATCCGGGCAATGTCGAGGAGGCCATTCGTCAGATTCGGCCATATGCAGTCGATGTCAGCAGCGGCGTGGAGACGGCAGGCGTGAAGGACCCGCAGCGGATTCAGGCATTCATCGAACGCGTTCGTCTGTGCGCTGCTGCCGAATATGCACCGCAACAGAGGGGTGGCTGACTATGCAAAAAACGCTGATCATCGGATTTGGCAGAGCAGGCCGCGGTTTGCATTGGCATTGCTTGCGCCGAGCTTATGCGGACGATGTGACGGGGCAGCTGTTCAACCAGACCGTGGGGGTGGTCGATCCGAAGGCCGATTCGCGCGACAGGGAAGAACCGAATCTGGTGTTTTTCTCCAGCCTGAACGAGGTCGCCGGGTTTGATCCGGACCACACGGTGGTGCACATCTGTACCCCTCCCGAACTGCATGAGGCTATGCTGAGCGAGGCGGCGGAGCATGGGTATACCCGCATCATCATGGAGAAGCCGCTGACCACGACCATGACGCAGCTGGACAGAATCAGGCTCATACAGGAGCGGTACGCCATCGATTTGCTTGTCGTGGCCAACTGGCTGTCGAGCACGTTGACGGAGCGGCTGCACGCCTTGATTCAATCCGGCGTATACGGACCGCTGCGTCATATCAAGGCGGAACAGGACAAACCGAGACTATCGCGGACCATTGCCAACCCGAGCCATGAGAATGCCTTTGATGTGGAGATTCCCCATCTTGCCGCACTCGCGCTGTTCCTGGGGGGGACGGAGATCGAGGTCGTTTCGGCGGAATCGGCCGACATGCGCATTGACGGGCGCATCTTCCCGCATATGGGACGGGCCCGCATGTCCATGCTGCACCACAGACGGCTGACCTCGGAGCTGCATTCCAATCTGGAGGCGCCGATTCGCAAGCGCCGGATCGAACTGTACTTCGACAGGCACCGGGTCATTGGCTATTATCCCAGCAGCCAGGACGACAGTTTTTCCTGGATGAAGACTTACGGTGCGGACGGAAGGCTGCTAGAGGAGAAGGTGATGTATGACGACACGTTGAGTGCGGTGTTCATGCAGTATTACAACTATTATGACGGACGCAGCAGCAAGCCCGTCAGCGACTTGGCCTTCAATGCGCGTGTGGTCAGTGCGATCTGCCAAGCCAAGTCACTATGCGGGTTAATGCTGGAGGAAGATTCCATACGGGAGGTGATGACATGAAGGTGCCCTTTTATACCGGCGCTGTGTCATTCAAGAGGCAGTGGCCGCTGATTGCGGCCAAGTTGGATCAAATTTTGGATCAGGGCTTGTTCACGAACGGCCCGGTTGTCAAAGAGCTGGAGAGAGCGATGGAGACCTTCACCGGAGCGAAGCACGCCATTGCCGTCGGCAATGCAACGGAGGCGCTGGTCATTATGCTCAAGGCCGCGGGCATTGGTCCCGGCGATGAAGTGATCGTGCCGAGCTTCACGTTCTTCGCCTCGGCTTCAAGCATTGTTCATGCCGGCGCGGTTCCCGTGTTCTGCGACATCGACCCAGTGACGTATATGCTGAAGCCGGATGAGCTGGAGGATAAGGTTACCGCACGCACCAAGGCGATCATGCCGGTGCACCTGTTCACCCAGATGGCAGATATGAAGGCGATCTGCGAGATTGCTGAGAAGCACGGTCTCCTGGTGCTGGAAGACAGCGCGGAGGCGATTTCCATGTTCCATGAAGGCAAGCATGCGGGAATAGTCGGCCAGGCAGGCGTGATCTCCTTCTTCCCGACGAAGACGTTGGGCGCAATCGGAGACGCCGGTCTCATCCTGACGAATCGGGACGATCTGGCTGCCCGCGCGCGCCTGCTGCGCTTGCATGGGCAGGAAGAGGATGAGCCGTACGTGCATCATCTGGTCGGGACCAACAGCCGCATGGATGATATTCAGGCTGCCGTGCTGCTGGCGCGTCTGCAGTATCTGCCAAGCGAAATTGCCAAGCGCTCGCATTGGGCCACCCTGTATGATCGGCTGCTGGCCGATCTGCCGCAGGTTCAGACGCCGCACATTCGCGTCCGCGAGGAAGCGGCCAACCCGGTCTATTATGTGTATCTGATCGAGGCGGAACAGCGCGACGAGCTGGTGGAATACTTGTCGGAGCAGGGCATCGGCACGGAAACGTATTATCCGATTCCCTTGCACTTGCAGCCTTGCTTCTCCCATCTGGGCTATGAGCCCGGCAGCATGCCGCATGCGGAGCACGCCTGCTCGCGCACAGTCGGACTGCCGATGTACCCGGACTTGCAGGAAGCGGACGTGCGCGCTGTATGCGAAGCGATTCGCAAGTTCTACGAAAGCGGGGGTGAAGGATGAAGGTTCCATTTTTCAACTATGCAGCCCGGTATAAGGAAGATCGGGAGAAGATCAAGGAGATCGTCTATCAGGTCGGGACATCCGATCAGTTCATCTTGAAGGAGCATGCGGCGGAATTGGAAGACAACATTCGAGCTTATACGGGGGCCAAGCATGCGATCGCGACGGCCAATGGAACGGCAGCCTTGACCCTCATCCTGCGCGCGATGGGCGTAGGTCCCGGCGTTGACGTGCTCACCCCGGCGTTCTCCTTCATTTCGACGGCGAGCACGATTGCCTTGCTCGGGGCGCGTCCCGTCTTCGTCGATGTCGATCCGCTGACGGGGATGATGGACCCGGCGGATCTGGAAGCGCGCGTGACCCCCAAGAG includes the following:
- the trpD gene encoding anthranilate phosphoribosyltransferase, with the protein product MFKRIMQKLIDQQTLTLQEAVDCMEKILNRTWTDAQIGAFLAALAAKGEKREEILGMLHVMRENMVRVYVSENVVDICGTGGDGIGSFNTSTAAALVASAAGAKVAKCGNRSSSSSCGSADLLEAAGVRIELTPDEVGRWLSECGFAFLFTPQFHPALRNLAPLRRELGIRTALNLLGPLGNPVRPRRQLLGVSHRELAPLYAEILLQSGTEHAMVVHGLDGMDEISLSAPTEVYEIRAGALTTSLIEPESLGLSYAAHDDIKGGDASYNRDMLAALFGGERGPVRDIVCLNAGAALVISGIAVDLKEGLHIAADTIDSGAAKSKLAELVNRSGRTPKGEKRDVYAR
- the trpC gene encoding indole-3-glycerol phosphate synthase TrpC, which gives rise to MFMLDEILSHKVQEVKEKQSLVPLKEIKEKIASARMPRDFYGALKKPGISLIAEVKRKSPSKGELRTDFDALSLARMYAKYGARAISVLADVKYFGGGAHVVERIANDSQVQVPVMYKEFIIDPYQIYEARAVGADAVLMIVRAIEPDRLPEMIETAHDLGMQALVECFTAEEAERAVTAGARIVGINNRDLQSFEVDLARSEDIRRVLPEGVVTVSESGLTCGADARKAEALGFDAMLVGEAILKAQDVPARVREFAYSYMGTQV
- the trpB gene encoding tryptophan synthase subunit beta; its protein translation is MEGFYGKYGGAYVAETLIGNLEELEREYLKVKDDPDFRAELAKLLKDFVGRPTPLTPLHAISAEIGRPKIYLKREDLTHTGAHKINNALAQALLAKRMGKQRVVAETGAGQHGVAVATACSLLGLDCVIYMGAVDAERQAPNVQRMKLHGAELHLVHTGQKTLKDAISEAIRDWITNVNDTHYLLGSAVGPHPFPNIVHDFQSVIGLETREQILEQEGRLPDCIVACVGGGSNAIGMFSPFLEDEEVRLIGVQAAGKGFDTDKYAGPLIKGRPGIFQGAHTYILQNSDGQIGKSHSIAPGLDYPGVGPQHSYLKDIGRVEYTFIQDHEALHAFEYLCHKEGILPALESSHAVAYALQVAATMDEGQILVVNLSGRGDKDLSQAIEALARLKEKEASVS
- the trpA gene encoding tryptophan synthase subunit alpha, which gives rise to MNRIQRTFARLREQGESALIPYIPVGFPAAETSESLIRTLCESGADLVELGVPFGDPLADGRVIQDASTQALANGTTLRACIEMVARLRPSYPELPFILMGYCNSFLAYGLERFAADAVEAGVDGLIIPDLPSTMADPWVEIFRPHALDLIFFLAPTTSEQRAAATMSKGSGFLYCISVNGVTGEREKLPQELPAFLKQARAATDLPLCVGFGISSEEHVREISRHADGAIVGSALIRVIQQAAPDQLEGEVRSYMQRLKNATKPITQR
- a CDS encoding phosphoribosylanthranilate isomerase; the encoded protein is MIRVKICGLTDWTMTRAAVDAGADAVGFVFAEGRRQVSPEQVRTIVEQLPPYVTTVGVFVNEGLARLNEIAAYCRLDLLQLHGTESPDYCAQAARPVIKTIAVRGPQDVEAIDTYLSCTRGILLDAYVEGASGGTGRTFSWEYAVHAAKRAPIILAGGLHPGNVEEAIRQIRPYAVDVSSGVETAGVKDPQRIQAFIERVRLCAAAEYAPQQRGG
- a CDS encoding Gfo/Idh/MocA family protein, with the translated sequence MQKTLIIGFGRAGRGLHWHCLRRAYADDVTGQLFNQTVGVVDPKADSRDREEPNLVFFSSLNEVAGFDPDHTVVHICTPPELHEAMLSEAAEHGYTRIIMEKPLTTTMTQLDRIRLIQERYAIDLLVVANWLSSTLTERLHALIQSGVYGPLRHIKAEQDKPRLSRTIANPSHENAFDVEIPHLAALALFLGGTEIEVVSAESADMRIDGRIFPHMGRARMSMLHHRRLTSELHSNLEAPIRKRRIELYFDRHRVIGYYPSSQDDSFSWMKTYGADGRLLEEKVMYDDTLSAVFMQYYNYYDGRSSKPVSDLAFNARVVSAICQAKSLCGLMLEEDSIREVMT
- a CDS encoding DegT/DnrJ/EryC1/StrS family aminotransferase; translated protein: MKVPFYTGAVSFKRQWPLIAAKLDQILDQGLFTNGPVVKELERAMETFTGAKHAIAVGNATEALVIMLKAAGIGPGDEVIVPSFTFFASASSIVHAGAVPVFCDIDPVTYMLKPDELEDKVTARTKAIMPVHLFTQMADMKAICEIAEKHGLLVLEDSAEAISMFHEGKHAGIVGQAGVISFFPTKTLGAIGDAGLILTNRDDLAARARLLRLHGQEEDEPYVHHLVGTNSRMDDIQAAVLLARLQYLPSEIAKRSHWATLYDRLLADLPQVQTPHIRVREEAANPVYYVYLIEAEQRDELVEYLSEQGIGTETYYPIPLHLQPCFSHLGYEPGSMPHAEHACSRTVGLPMYPDLQEADVRAVCEAIRKFYESGGEG